Genomic DNA from Peribacillus simplex:
CTCTCCTCAGCGTCCAGAATCCACTATTACCTACATTGTACAACACTTTCCATTGATTATGAAATCGATAAGACCCATTCTTCAACAAAATTAAGTGCTGCATCCAATTTTTCAGGGTCTTTTCCGCCGGCTTGGGCCATATCTGGACGTCCGCCACCGCCACCGCCGCAACGGGAAGCAACTTCTTTGACCAATTTACCAGCATGGAAACCGCGATCGATGTAATCCTTGGTCACCCCGGCAATCAAATTGACTTTATCACCTTGGGCCGAACCTAATACGATGATGACAGAATCGAGCTTTTGTTTCAAATCATCCGCCATGGCACGCAGATTATTCATGTCGGTAGCTTGAACCTTCGCCACCAATACTTGAACACCATTTATGTCTTTTACGTTAGAAACAAGGCTGCTTGCTTCGATATTACTTAATTTTGCAGTAAGGCTTTCATTCTCACGATGAAGATCCTTCACTTCAGCCAGTACCGTTTCAATTCTTGAAGGTACGTCTTTCAAGTTCGTTTTCAATTTGGCAGCCGCGTCTTTCAAGACACCGATTTGTTCAGTCATCAATTTGTATGCCCCGGCACCCGTTACCGCTTCTATACGGCGAGTCCCTGCACCGATGCCGCTTTCGGAAACGATTTTGAACAAGCCGATTACCGCTGTATTCGGGACATGGACACCGCCGCAAAGTTCTAGACTGTAATCGCCTATTTGAACGACACGGACAATCTTGCCGTATTTTTCGCCGAACAAGGCCATTGCGCCCATAGCCTTGGCTTCATCGATGTTTTTATAGTCCGTATTCACTTGTAAGCTTTGCCAAATCTTTTCATTTACAATCGTTTCGATTCTTTCAATCTCTTCCGCCGTGATCTGGCCAAAATGAGAGAAGTCGAAGCGAAGGCGCTCAGCCTGTACGAGTGAACCAGCTTGGTTGACATGTGTACCAAGCACATCTTTCAACGCCTGATGCAGAAGGTGCGTCGCTGTATGGTTTTTCGTGATATGGATGCGGTTTTCTTGATTTACCGCAGCCACGATATTGGAATCTGCTGTTAAAGTGCCGGCAGTAACTGTTACACGGTGCAGATTTTGGCCATTAGGAGCTTTTTGGACATCATGGACATCAACCTTCACGGATTCACTGGCCATCGTTCCTGTATCGGCTATTTGTCCGCCGCTTTCCGCGTAGAAAGGAGTCTTGTTCAGTATCACTTGAACTTCTTCCCCTTCTTCTGCCTCCGTTACAAGCTCGCCATTTTTTATGATGGCTGCAACTTTCGCTTCGACAGCAACTTGATCATAGCCGACAAATTCACTTTCCACTTTTATATCGCCCAATACCCCGCCTTGGATTTGCATGGAATCCACATCTTGACGCGCTGAACGGGCACGTTCACGCTGTGCATCCATCTCTTTTTCAAATCCGGCTTGATCGACCGTCATGCCTTCTTCTTCTGCATATTCTTCCGTTAACTCAATCGGGAAACCATATGTGTCATATAAACGGAATGCATCACTGCCCGGAATGGTCGTACCGCCTTTTTCCTTTTCCTTTTTAATGACTTCAGAAAGGATGGACAGTCCATCATTTAGAGTTTCATGGAAGCGTTCCTCTTCATTTTTGATTACTTTTGCAATGAACTCTTTATTGTTGAGGACTTCAGGGTAGAAGTCTTTCATGATTTCGCCTACGACCGTCACAAGCTCGAACATGAATGGCCGGTTGATGTTGATTTGCTTGGCATATCGAACCGCCCTGCGGAGTAAACGGCGCAATACATAACCGCGGCCTTCGTTGGATGGTAGAGCCCCGTCACCTACTGCAAAGGCTACCGTACGGATATGGTCGGCAATGACCTTGAATGCCACATCTTTTTCTGTATCAACACCATACTTCACATCGGAAATCTCTTCGACTGCACGGATGATTGGCATGAATAAATCCGTATCATAGTTCGTCGCCACATCTTGAACGACGGAAGCCATACGTTCAAGTCCCATGCCTGTATCGATATTCTTCTTTGGAAGCGGTGTGTATGAACCATCAGGATTATGGTTGAACTGAGAAAACACAAGGTTCCAGACTTCCAGATGACGTTCATTTTCCCCGCCTGGATATAGTTCCGGATCATTCGGATCATCGCCATATGCCGGTCCGCGGTCATAGAAAATCTCTGTATTCGGGCCGCTTGGACCCTCACCGATATCCCAGAAGTTTTCTTCCAGTCGAATGATCCTTTCAGCAGGAACACCGATTTTCTTATTCCAGAGTTCGAATGCTTCATCATCTTCAGGATGGATCGTCACAGCCAATTTCTCTTTGTCGAAGCCAATCCATTTTTCATCCGTCAAAAACTCCCAAGCCCATGTGATGGCTTCTTCTTTGAAGTATTCACCAATGGAGAAGTTTCCGAGCATTTCGAAAAACGTATGATGACGTGCCGTTTTCCCCACGTTTTCAATATCGTTCGTACGGATGGCCTTTTGGGCATTTGTAATCCTTGGATTTTCAGGAATCACCCGTCCATCAAAATATTTCTTTAACGTCGCCACCCCGGAATTGATCCAAAGCAATGATGGATCTTCATGAGGAACCAATGACGCACTTGGTTCGATGTTATGGCCTTTTTCACTAAAAAAATCTAAATACATTTGGCGGATTTGAGCACCAGTTAAATACTTCATATATATATCCTCCTTTTAAAATTATGTAATTTTGAGCACACAAAAAACCCCCATCCCAAAAACAGGGACGAGAGTTGACTCGCGGTACCACCCTGATTATGGACGCAGGAATTCACCCAGGCCCATCACCTTCATAAAAGCCTTAACGCGGCATGACGGCAGGTATTAGCTGCTCTCAGGACTAGCTTTCTGCTGCTCTTCACCTGGCAATCCCTTTCAGCCAAGGGGACCCCTCTCTTTTAGATGGACTTCAGCATACTTCATCCTTCAACGAATTATCTTATGTAATGGATTATATTCACAAGACTTT
This window encodes:
- the alaS gene encoding alanine--tRNA ligase, which gives rise to MKYLTGAQIRQMYLDFFSEKGHNIEPSASLVPHEDPSLLWINSGVATLKKYFDGRVIPENPRITNAQKAIRTNDIENVGKTARHHTFFEMLGNFSIGEYFKEEAITWAWEFLTDEKWIGFDKEKLAVTIHPEDDEAFELWNKKIGVPAERIIRLEENFWDIGEGPSGPNTEIFYDRGPAYGDDPNDPELYPGGENERHLEVWNLVFSQFNHNPDGSYTPLPKKNIDTGMGLERMASVVQDVATNYDTDLFMPIIRAVEEISDVKYGVDTEKDVAFKVIADHIRTVAFAVGDGALPSNEGRGYVLRRLLRRAVRYAKQININRPFMFELVTVVGEIMKDFYPEVLNNKEFIAKVIKNEEERFHETLNDGLSILSEVIKKEKEKGGTTIPGSDAFRLYDTYGFPIELTEEYAEEEGMTVDQAGFEKEMDAQRERARSARQDVDSMQIQGGVLGDIKVESEFVGYDQVAVEAKVAAIIKNGELVTEAEEGEEVQVILNKTPFYAESGGQIADTGTMASESVKVDVHDVQKAPNGQNLHRVTVTAGTLTADSNIVAAVNQENRIHITKNHTATHLLHQALKDVLGTHVNQAGSLVQAERLRFDFSHFGQITAEEIERIETIVNEKIWQSLQVNTDYKNIDEAKAMGAMALFGEKYGKIVRVVQIGDYSLELCGGVHVPNTAVIGLFKIVSESGIGAGTRRIEAVTGAGAYKLMTEQIGVLKDAAAKLKTNLKDVPSRIETVLAEVKDLHRENESLTAKLSNIEASSLVSNVKDINGVQVLVAKVQATDMNNLRAMADDLKQKLDSVIIVLGSAQGDKVNLIAGVTKDYIDRGFHAGKLVKEVASRCGGGGGGRPDMAQAGGKDPEKLDAALNFVEEWVLSIS